In one Candidatus Cloacimonadota bacterium genomic region, the following are encoded:
- a CDS encoding DUF86 domain-containing protein → MFKKDIGYLFAILKMCDDFEIYKNDCGNLTNEFKQKYDKIEWRKIKDLRNVIVHDYMGVDKNKIKKILRENIPKLINELLHIINDLLRKNIIENNLLEASSKDFTVIKIEK, encoded by the coding sequence GGTTATTTGTTTGCCATCTTAAAAATGTGTGATGATTTTGAGATATATAAAAATGATTGCGGAAATCTAACTAATGAATTCAAACAAAAATACGATAAAATTGAATGGCGGAAAATTAAAGATCTCAGGAATGTGATTGTTCATGATTATATGGGTGTGGATAAAAATAAAATCAAAAAAATACTTCGGGAGAATATCCCTAAATTAATTAATGAATTACTTCATATAATAAATGATTTATTACGAAAAAATATTATTGAAAATAATCTATTAGAAGCAAGTTCGAAAGATTTTACAGTAATTAAAATTGAAAAATAG